One segment of Triticum aestivum cultivar Chinese Spring chromosome 2A, IWGSC CS RefSeq v2.1, whole genome shotgun sequence DNA contains the following:
- the LOC123190997 gene encoding peroxisome biogenesis protein 22 has translation MPGLAAAEQDAVSLVRRVARALNRRISDLVALLFRHKSAGSFGAVAGFAIAVVFAWKFLRSSSTPRPRRPAAPKRPSAAGSAAPAPDGPAEPAGDSGTLTTRQIVARRLGGCRRVTCQLVGIVFEEKTPEELQNHATVKPSVVELLLEISKYCDFYLMETVLDDKSEENALMALEKAGLFNTGGLMKEKVLFCSSEVGRTSFVRQLESDFHIDASLEIISQLSRFIRCQLFVSSMEGGQLAANVFNSPSLEHFFS, from the exons ATGCCGGGCCTCGCCGCCGCCGAGCAGGACGCCGTCTCGCTGGTGCGCCGCGTCGCCCGGGCCCTCAACCGCCGGATCTCCGACCTCGTCGCCTTGCTCTTCCGCCACAAG AGCGCGGGGTCCTTCGGCGCCGTCGCGGgcttcgccatcgccgtcgtcttcgctTGGAAGTTCCTGCGCTCCTCCTCGACGCCCAGGCCCCGCCGGCCCGCCGCCCCCAAGCGGCCCTCGGCCGCCGGCTCGGCCGCGCCTGCCCCCGACGGCCCGGCCGAGCCCGCCGGCGACTCTGGGACG CTGACGACGCGGCAGATCGTGGCAAGGCGGCTCGGCGGCTGCAGAAGG GTCACTTGCCAACTAGTCGGTATTGTATTTGAGGAGAAAACTCCCGAGGAGCTTCAG AACCATGCCACCGTTAAGCCCTCAGTGGTGGAACTACTACTGGAAATATCCAAATActgtgatttttatttgatggaaaCTGTACTTGATGATAAGAGTGAG GAGAATGCTCTTATGGCCCTGGAGAAAGCCGGGCTTTTCAATACTGGTGGCTTGATGAAAGAAAAG GTACTCTTTTGCAGCAGTGAAGTAGGCCGAACTTCGTTTGTTCGACAGTTGGAGTCAGATTTCCACATCGACGCAAGCCTTGAGATAATTTCCCAACTATCT CGGTTCATTCGGTGCCAGCTGTTTGTTTCCTCCATGGAAGGAGGGCAGCTCGCAGCCAATGTATTTAACTCCCCGAGCCTGGAGCACTTCTTCTCTTGA
- the LOC123190994 gene encoding uncharacterized protein At2g24330, whose product MADGDSAAAYASPRSPLPPETPSTQKRTQRGLVSRVWKGIFGRREDVEKLLQALSKEEEALRSRLHRRARASRSSAHNVLALASALEIAAVGYAIMTTRSPDIPWQMRAARVLPMFLVPALAALIYSAITSITKILDNRDQHTLEKLRAERQAKIDELKERTNYYTTQQLIQRYDLDPAAKAAAASVLASKLGADSGLRVFLGDELNMDGSKSNDQHGQASGMRQRKPAHSGHVSGPTHASEPSDGSSIYAGNESPTANRTVEHFRGHAGNDGGWLARVAALLVGEDPTQCFALICGNCHMHNGLARKEDFAFVTYYCPHCNALNGSRQQEDGEMVTPTDRSFGNSIQASASLADSGVSSPVGRSLPTVEELPAESSGASNLTIAEQPRAESSSATNNLRPTVEVQPADQLAS is encoded by the exons ATGGCGGACGGGGACTCGGCGGCGGCCTACGCGTCGCCGCGGTCGCCGCTGCCCCCGGAGACGCCGTCCACGCAGAAGCGGACGCAGCGCGGCCTCGTCTCGCGGGTGTGGAAGGGCATCTTCGGCCGCCGCGAGGACGTCGAGAAGCTGCTGCAGGCGCTCTCCAAGGAGGAGGAGGCCCTCCGCTCCCGGCTCCAccgccgcgcccgcgcctcccgcaGCTCCGCCCACAACGTCCTCGCCCTCGCATCCGCGCTCGAG ATTGCGGCTGTTGGATATGCGATTATGACTACCAGATCCCCGGACATCCCCTGGCAGATGAGGGCAGCCCGGGTGCTGCCCATGTTCTTGGTTCCTGCTTTAGCTGCTCTCATCTACTCAGCTATCACAAGCATTACGAAAATAC TTGATAATAGAGACCAACATACTCTTGAAAAGCTCCGTGCTGAAAGACAGGCCAAGATTGACGAGTTGAAGGAGAGAACAAATTACTACACTACCCAGCAACTTATACAG AGATATGATCTTGACCCTGCTGCAAAGGCGGCTGCAGCAAGTGTTTTGGCATCTAAGCTGGGCGCGGATTCTGGATTGAGAGTCTTTTTGGGAGATGAGTTGAACATGGATGGAAGTAAAAGTAATGATCAGCATGGACAGGCTTCTGGTATGAGGCAAAGAAAACCAGCCCACTCAGGCCATGTCTCTGGACCGACCCATGCCTCTGAGCCATCAGACGGCTCGAGTATATATGCTGGTAACGAAAGCCCCACTGCAAATCGGACTGTTGAGCACTTTAGAGGCCATGCTGGCAATGATGGCGGATGGCTCGCACGGGTGGCCGCTCTGCTTGTAGGGGAGGATCCAACACAATGCTTTGCGCTAATATGTGGCAATTGCCATATGCATAACG GTCTTGCGAGGAAAGAGGACTTTGCGTTCGTTACATACTACTGTCCTCACTGCAATGCTCTCAATGGATCGCGGCAACAGGAGGACGGTGAAATGGTGACTCCTACCGATCGCTCCTTTGGTAACAGCATCCAAGCCAGCGCCAGCCTTGCGGACTCAGGCGTCAGCAGTCCTGTTGGGAGGAGCTTGCCGACCGTTGAAGAACTGCCTGCAGAAAGTTCTGGTGCGAGTAACTTAACGATTGCTGAACAGCCTCGAGCAGAGAGTTCTTCTGCCACAAATAACTTACGACCAACTGTTGAAGTTCAACCCGCCGATCAGCTTGCCAGCTGA